A stretch of Mytilus edulis chromosome 11, xbMytEdul2.2, whole genome shotgun sequence DNA encodes these proteins:
- the LOC139495537 gene encoding uncharacterized protein has protein sequence MLEADSPTINVLCEKHDMQLDFFCSSHKEPCCVKCISRDHSDCPPISSESLENIVKNANPSSYVQELEESLCSVIEIVNILKQDQQQNNENIKKQRQKLESEVKEFKKSMISSLDVLEKKLFESISKSSDRCKNEITESYNELEALTNQCTGIKDNLSNMKQFATDLHMFLGTISLQKKLDAIRCSMSGTEDRLRNCEMKFARDLDIKPFESCIEKFSETHITCKTHNDYRSKLTHAETFPTKSRIVQQSKINAKEWTTTSVSGGKSKSLGAKDSEQVYNRTSRVTESTRFSSSTELTLQQKFVTESTDHVNVNGCAILSNGELVFTEYVNKCLVVYQGNGVKSRVIELFDSPWDVCEVANKTVALNFPVRSTIMVIEISSSKGKVMESFSTSAGICTAITFNDPNLIVAIQKVGFQIFDLKGKLVKTIEMKFHDAKYITFHSSRLFYTDWKKNEVVCCDLEQQIYWKFKRSDLKCPSGICVDYEGNILVVGTSSGNILKIKPDGKSAEEILRTEGVFDSPIGIFIGKQKRLVLICFHDNTFAATFQSF, from the coding sequence ATGTTAGAGGCTGATTCTCCGACGATTAATGTTTTGTGTGAAAAACATGATATGCAACTAGATTTTTTTTGCTCATCTCACAAGGAACCTTGTTGCGTCAAATGCATATCAAGAGATCACTCTGACTGTCCCCCAATATCTTCTGAATCACtagaaaatattgtaaaaaacgCGAACCCATCGTCTTATGTTCAAGAACTGGAAGAAAGCTTGTGTTCTGTTATTGAAATCGTCAATATTTTGAAACAAGatcaacaacaaaacaatgaaaatatcaaaaagcAACGACAAAAATTAGAATCTGAggttaaagaatttaaaaaaagtatgatCAGTTCTCTTGacgttttagaaaaaaagctTTTTGAAAGCATTTCAAAATCCTCTGATCGTTGTAAGAATGAAATTACAGAGTCATATAATGAACTAGAAGCATTGACCAATCAGTGCACTGGTATCAAGGATAAtctatcaaatatgaaacaatttgcAACTGACCTACATATGTTTCTCGGGACAATATCACTACAAAAAAAACTTGATGCGATAAGATGTTCTATGTCAGGAACAGAAGATCGACTAAGGAATTGTGAAATGAAATTTGCGAGGGACTTAGATATTAAGCCTTTTGAATCATGTATAGAAAAGTTTTCCGAAACACATATCACATGTAAGACCCATAATGATTATAGGTCTAAACTAACACATGCAGAAACCTTTCCAACAAAGTCACGTATAGTTCAGCAAAGCAAAATTAATGCAAAGGAATGGACAACCACTTCCGTTAGTGGTGGGAAAAGCAAATCTCTTGGAGCGAAAGATTCTGAACAAGTTTATAACCGTACTTCTAGGGTGACTGAGTCGACAAGATTTTCATCTTCGACAGAGTTGACGCTTCAACAAAAATTCGTTACCGAATCTACCGATCACGTCAATGTAAATGGATGTGCTATACTTTCAAATGGCGAACTTGTATTCACAGAATATGTGAATAAGTGTCTCGTTGTCTATCAAGGTAATGGCGTTAAATCACGGGTAATTGAATTGTTTGACAGTCCATGGGATGTGTGCGAGGTTGCGAATAAAACTGTAGCTTTGAATTTCCCTGTTCGAAGTACAATCATGGTTATAGAAATTTCTTCATCCAAGGGCAAGGTAATGGAGAGTTTCAGTACTTCAGCTGGTATTTGTACCGCTATAACTTTCAACGATCCAAATTTGATTGTGGCGATCCAGAAAGTTGGATTCCAAATATTTGACTTAAAGGGAAAACTTGTCAAAACAATAGAAATGAAGTTTCATGACGCTAAATACATAACATTTCATTCTTCTCGTTTATTCTATACCGACTGGAAGAAAAACGAAGTAGTGTGTTGCGATTTGGAACAACAAATTTATTGGAAATTTAAGAGGTCGGACCTAAAATGTCCAAGTGGCATATGTGTTGACTATGAAGGCAATATCCTTGTTGTCGGAACGTCTTCGGGCaatattcttaaaataaaacCCGATGGAAAATCAGCTGAAGAAATTCTAAGAACCGAAGGCGTTTTTGATTCTCCGATTGGAATTTTCATTGGGAAACAAAAAAGGctggttttgatttgttttcatgataataCCTTTGCTGcaacatttcaatctttttaa